From the Homo sapiens chromosome 1, GRCh38.p14 Primary Assembly genome, one window contains:
- the OR2T4 gene encoding olfactory receptor 2T4 — translation MANITWMANHTGWSDFILLGLFRQSKHPALLCVVIFVVFLMALSGNAVLILLIHCDAHLHTPMYFFISQLSLMDMAYISVTVPKMLLDQVMGVNKISAPECGMQMFFYVTLAGSEFFLLATMAYDRYVAICHPLRYPVLMNHRVCLFLSSGCWFLGSVDGFTFTPITMTFPFRGSREIHHFFCEVPAVLNLSCSDTSLYEIFMYLCCVLMLLIPVVIISSSYLLILLTIHGMNSAEGRKKAFATCSSHLTVVILFYGAAIYTYMLPSSYHTPEKDMMVSVFYTILTPVVNPLIYSLRNKDVMGALKKMLTVEPAFQKAME, via the coding sequence ATGGCCAATATCACCTGGATGGCCAACCACACTGGATGGTCGGATTTCATCCTGTTGGGACTCTTCAGACAATCCAAACATCCAGCACTACTTTGTGTGGtcatttttgtggttttcctgATGGCGTTGTCTGGAAATGCTGTCCTGATCCTTCTGATACACTGTGACGcccacctccacacccccatgtactttTTCATCAGTCAATTGTCTCTCATGGACATGGCGTACATTTCTGTCACTGTGCCCAAGATGCTCCTGGACCAGGTCATGGGTGTGAATAAGATCTCAGCCCCTGAGTGTGGGATGCAGATGTTCTTCTACGTGACACTAGCAGGTTCAGAATTTTTCCTTCTAGCCACCATGGCCTATGACCGCTACGTGGCCATCTGCCATCCTCTCCGTTACCCTGTCCTCATGAACCATAGGGTGTGTCTCTTCCTGTCATCAGGCTGCTGGTTCCTGGGCTCAGTGGATGGCTTCACATTCACTCCCATCACCATGACCTTCCCCTTCCGTGGATCCCGGGAGATTCATCATTTCTTCTGTGAAGTTCCTGCTGTATTGAATCTCTCCTGCTCAGACACCTCACTCTATGAGATTTTCATGTACTTGTGCTGTGTCCTCATGCTCCTCATCCCTGTGGTGATCATTTCAAGCTCCTATTTACTCATCCTCCTCACCATCCACGGGATGAACTCAGCAGAGGGCCGGAAAAAGGCCTTTGCCACCTGCTCCTCCCACCTGACTGTGGTCATCCTCTTCTATGGGGCTGCCATCTACACCTACATGCTCCCCAGCTCCTACCACACCCCTGAGAAGGACATGATGGTATCTGTCTTCTATACCATCCTCACTCCAGTGGTGAACCCTTTAATCTATAGTCTTAGGAATAAGGATGTCATGGGGGCTCTGaagaaaatgttaacagtggaACCTGCCTTTCAAAAAGCTATGGAGTAG